Genomic window (Deferribacter desulfuricans SSM1):
CAGGAACCAGCGGGAAACCGTGAGGGATTACCGCTTCCATCGATAGCGTAGATGGGAATCCTCTTCCTTTAGGGAGAGGAGGAAGTCAATTGGTTATGAACAATTATCTCTAGATGTAATGATAAATAAATTAAATGAAAAATTTAATAAAAATTATAATTCATTAGCAATTTTACATTATTTAGAAAAAAATATATTTAAAAAAATAAGACGTATATTAAAATGTAAATATTCAATTAAAGAATTAAGTGATTGCATTTAATTTGTAATATATAAATATTATGTTAGATTATAGTTTTATATGTGATAAATTATATAAATTTAAAACTGATTTATCTAAAGTATTAAATATATATAGTGATATTAAAGAGCTTTTACTTAATTATAAAGAATTATATAATTTTAACGTTAAAACCAGTTATTCTTTAGACGCTTTAATGAATCTTTATTGTTTAGATGCTATTAATGTAAAAAAATCTAAAATCTATTTAAAGGATATTAAAGGGGTATGTTCTGATAAAGTAAGTTATTTAGATATAAGTGGTTTATTTCTTTATATAAATGACAATAGAGATTTAATTAATTATTTTGATTATATATGTCAAAATAAAGAATTTAATATTTTTAAAGATAAAGAATTGTATCTTTATAAAATCCAAGGTGGTAAAAATTATTATATTGTTAATGTTGATCATAGTATATTAAATAAATTTCTTTTTTTGAAAATAATAAGTATATTTTTTGATGTACTTAATTATTTAAGTATAAATTCTGTAATATATGAAATTAATTTTAATCAAGAATTAACAAGGGGTTATTATTTAATATTAGATACTTTAATGAAACTGAAATTAAAAAATAGAATTAATAATTTTAAATGTTATATAAATAACAATACTCTTATGATGAAAAATAATAATATTAATAGTTCAACTAAATTTTCACCTTCTATTATATTAACTATTAATAATAAAAATTATGAATTTACTGAATTAAATAAAATAATATTATTAAATAAGTATTTTTTATCTGAAAAATATTAAAAAATTTGTTATATTAATATTAAAGCTATAATTTAGTAACAAAAATATATTAAATAAATAAAATAAAAAGGGTATTAATGTGTTATTAAAAGGTAATTTAGTTAATTTTTACAAAAAACTTCCTGAAAATGGTATATTTTGTATGTTAACACCAAAATATTATGAACCTAAAAATTTTGGTTACAATTATGAACACCCTGTTTTAATTGATCGACATTATGTTTCATTGGTTGAATATGTTCAATTATTAAATCCTGATATTAAAATGAAAGATTTTATTTGCAATTCTTTAAAAAATAATAGTAGTAAAGTTACTTATGTAATTGATAAATTAGTTTTATTTCCTAACCGCCCAGCTGTTTGCGATAAGAGTAGTTTACTAAAAAAATATAAAAAAAATAATAGATATAAAGAAAGATTATTATTCCCTGGTTATAAAAGTAAAGCAAATATGGATATTATTATAGATTCTTTTGGTCAATTATTTAATTTTTGTAGAAATAATAAAATAGAACATGTATGTTTACCAATTCCAGCATTATATTCATTATATGAATTAGGTTTTAATGAATTAAAAGATTTCTTTATAGATGCTAATTTAATATTTTTAGAAAACAATATAAAATTATATTATATATTTGATCCTGAAATTATGAAATGTACTAAAATAGAATCTAAAGCATTTAATGAATATGCTGAAGTTATGAATACTCAAATAAATAAATTTGTTATCAAAAACAAATCTGTACAAATTAATGATTATAATTTGCAACTTGCTATTTAAAAAAATACAATAAAAAGGAGTATGTAATTATGAGTTGGGCTGAATCTATTAAAATTAGAAAAAATGTCAGAAAAAATGTAAATATGTGTAGTAATAAGAAGAAAGCAAAACGTAAATATTTAAAAACTGCACGTGATTTTGATAAAAGATATCAACAAAAGTATAAGAATAAAGTATTAGAGTTGTTTGACCTTAATTATGAAACAAATTTTGATACTTATGAAATGGATTTTAATAGATAATTATATTTAATTATATATGAAGAATTATGTTAACGGTAATTGATAAAAAAATAACTTCTGATAATTTAATAATAGCTGATAAAATATGTACTTATATTGATGCGTCTACACATGTAGTTAGATTATATAACTCTTACAGTATTGAATTTTTAGAAGATGACAAAGTTTATAGGGACACATGTTTTATTATATCAGGTTTAGGTTCTCAGATTGCTTGCTATTCAGATAGAGAGCTTGTTGGTTCGTTTTATAAAATAAATTCTTTTATCCATTTAGGACTGGAAATATTAGGTCTTTATGGTTACGATAAAAAAGAATATGATAAAATTTATACTTATTACAAAACATGGAGAAAATTAAAACAAAATACTAATCCGCTTAATTTAGGTGAATTGCTTTATGAGTATTATAATAATAAATATGAATTAGAATCATTATCATGGGGTATATCATCGCTTAAACGTTTAATTGAACAAGATGTTTTTAGAGTAAATCCTAATTTTAAATGTGTTGAATTTTATTCAGATAATTTATTAAATATTAAAGTATTGAAGTACTATAGTGATATTATAAGAAGTGTAGTAAATGTTAAAAAAAATAATAATAATCAAATAAAAACTGCAACTTCTGTTTATAAAAGTCATTATTATTATTTTAAAGACCACTTTGAAACAATAATGAATAAATTACAGATGGGTTTTTTCTTTAAAGATAATGTCTTAGAGCGTCCTCGTAAAGTTAATTATTTAATAGACTACATTGCAAGAGATTTTAATAATAGATCTGATAGTTTAGCTAAATTTAGTAATATTATAGGATTATATGCTATTAATAATTATATTTTTAATAATCTTGGACTTTTAGGAAAGTATATTTTACAATATATAAATGATGTAAAATGGGATAAAACTATTCTTGATATAATGAAAGATTGTAGAATGAGAAATGAAAGTATTTTTGACAATGATAAATGGTATGACATTTATAAACGTAAATATAGTGTTTATACTAAATTAAATAAAGCTATTAGAAATTTTATATATGATAACGAGAATAATATAAGATTAGTAGTTATAAAAACTTTAAACAGATTAAATCAACAGAATTTACTAAATATTTTAAACATAGCAACTCATACAAATTGTTGTTTTGATGATATAGATTATTTATTAATTAGTGATAACAATTATAACAATGATTTAGATCTAAGATAAATTTTAATAATTTAATTATTTTTGTTATATTATTTTATAGATTATAAATATAATTGAGGGGATTATTTATTATGAATATTTATATTTATGATTCTTGGTTTAGTTTTGTATATGAAATAGCTCTATATATATCTGATAGTATTTATTCATTTTTTGGCTCTGATTTTCTTTTTATTGCATCGATGTTTCTTATGTTTGTAATGCTTAATGTTGCAGTCAGATATGTTACGTTAACTGCATCTACAAATGGTCCTGGATTGAGGGAATTTTTTGATAACTTAATGAAAAAAGATTTAATATATAAGTTAATATTAGGTGGTGTTTTATTTGCTATTACTTTATTACCGGTAAAAGTAAATGTTATATATTCGGGAAACAAGTTAATTCCAGCAGATGTTATTAATCTTGCTATGAAAGATTTATTTACTTCTTTAACTAGTAGTTCTGATTCGACTGGTACATCAACTTCAAGTAAAACTACTTTTGCTGATGCTTCCTTTACTAGCACACACAAGTTACCATGGGTAATAGCAATATCAGCTTATACTATAGATGAATTTTTATTTGGTAAATATGGTATTTTACAAAATACAATGAAACCTTTTTATGAAAAATATAAAAATGATACATCTGCAATTATTAATTCATACATAGATTTTAAAAAAGAATCAGATACAGTAATTCAATTAACTGATGGAATTTTTAATAAAGAAGTAGATGTCTTTAAAAAGATACCTACATATTATGTGGAAACATTTAATGTATTTAATAATATAAAACTAAAAAATAGTAGTAGTAAGATACAAAAAGACATAGAAAAACTTATAATAATACTATCAGGTTTACAGGCGGGTTATACTAAAGAAACTATGGCTATTATAGATAAATTAATTAATACAGATGATATATCTAGTGTTTTAAATGATCCTGACGTAATTAAATTTTATAATACTATGATTAAAACATTTAATATTGAATTAGAAACAGAAGGTGATGTTACAACTATTATACGTAAAAAATCTACCCCTTATACAGCTAATTCTTCAGATGCTGCTGGATTAACTATAGATAGGCAACTATTTTTAAGTTTTTTATATAATAGTCTTAATCAAAAAAATACTGGTCCGGATGATATATTTTTTAATACATTTTACAAGTCGTTAGCACTAATATATTTAACAGGTTTAAACAATACAACCGACAATGTATTACAAACATTAAAAGATAAATATGAAACAGTAATAGCTTGTGTAGAAAAGAAAGAAACAAACTGTGATGCTGTAACACTAGATATGAACAGTTTTTTAAAAGATATAGCTACTACTCGTTATTCAAATTCTTCGGATGATATTGTTTTAAAAAATATAACTGATGAATATGAATATTTATTATTAATAATAAATAATAATGAATTATTAAATATACCTTTTGTCAGTAAACTTGCTGCTAAGTTATATACTTCATTAGAAAAAGATATATCAAATTTTAATGATAATTATATAGTTAAGTTAAGTCAATTAAGAAGCAAAATAGCAAATATGGATGGGGCATATAATTTATCAGCAGTTGTGACTTATATTGACAGTTTATTACAATTTTTTAATAAATCTTATTCTGTTTATAATGATGTCTTAAATAATTATAAATATTATCATGATAATGCTTTAACTCTCAAATCTGAAGAGTATTTTGATGATATTATTAATTCCGGAAGTATTTTTAAAGTAATGAAATTATTAGATAGTGACGGATTATCATTAAAAGGTACAGCAGCACTTATATTTAGGGCTTTAGCATGGTTTTTATCATGGGCTATTTTGATATTTTCATACTTAGGTTTACTTTATTTTTTAGTTATTAGAGCAATAAATTTTTTGGTGTATGTAGTATTGTGGTTTATGTACTTTTTTAAAGCTTTTATATTATCAGATATTAGAATTTTAAAATCACTAATTATAGATTGGATTACTTTTAGAGCTTATGATGTTGCATTAGTAGTAGGTATAGCATTTTCTTATGCTTTTCAGATTTTGTTGTATACTTTAATAAGTTATGGTCAATATTTATTAACAAGTAATAGTGCACGTAGTGTAATGGTAAATTTAGTTTTAGCTTTATGTGTATTCTTGAATCTTCAGATAATGAGATTTGTATATCAAAATATTGGACGTATAGTTGCTCAGTCTGACAATGTATTTGCTGATAGTTTAAAGAGGGTAATTGATACTGGTGTTGCAGGTGTAGGTGCTGTTACCAGCGTATTAGGTGGTGTAATTGGATTAAGTCAGACACTTGGTGGTTTATTTGGTAGAGAAAGTGTAGTAGGGAAAACAGTAAGTAAAACATCTGAAGTATCTCAACAGAACATAGCTAGTAATCCTAATGTAAAAGAACAAGTTAACACGAAAGATAAACTTAAACGAGATTAATAAAATTAGAGGTATTAAAAATGTTATCATTTGAGTTTACTATTCCAATACATATTTATGACAACTGGTTTGGATTTTTATATACATTTAGTTTAGCTCTTTGTGAGACTATTTATAAATATTTAACTGGTGGTTATAGTGCAATTACTATAGCTACAATATCATTTTTTTTAGCGTTTTTAAATCCTTATCTTAGGTATATTACAAACTTTAGTGTTGTTTTTGGTAAAGATGCTGTTGGTATAAAAGAGTATGTAGATACAGTAATTAAACGTGATTTTTACATGAAAATATTTATTTCAGGTATTTTACTTGCATTATTATTAGCACCTGTAAAAATACAATTAGTTACAAATAATTCATTATTAGTGCCGAAAGAAGTATTTCAAAAATATATTCAAAGTTTGGATATTAACGAATTTGATAAATATATAGATACAAGCGATAATGAGTTTCAGTTACCTGTAATAATAGGTCTAGCTGTTTCAATTGTAGACACTGCCTTTAAAGCAGTAACTGGAACGCTTACAAGTTTAACAGGAACAACTGATTTTACTAATTTAAATGTTGATATTATACAGAAATTTATGGATAGCTGGGATTTGAAAGATGCTGAGGATTCTATCCCTAACAAGATGGTATCGCATTTGTACACATTAAAAGTGGATCCACCGAAATCTTATGTAGTTGATGTTAAGGCAAATGAAGATGTAAACAATTTAGATTACAGTTTAGCACTTTATTCAATTGTATTAAAATCATTGTATGGAATGGAGTATAAAGGTTCTATTGATTATTTATCATCTACAGATAATAAATTATATTTAGAATTTATTAATAACTTAATGAGAATTTTTAGTGGTAAAGAAAAGAAGTTTAATTCGTATTTAAATTCAGGTGATCCAAATATAGATATTAAAATTAAATATAATACTGCTAATAATATGTTTAATGAGGGTTATCAAACAGTTAGTTCGCTTGAAAATTTCTTATTAACACACCCAGAAGTAACAAAAGCTTTAACGCTTATGTTAAGTTGGTATAAAGTTAAATACAGTACTCTAGGTATATCATATAATTGGGCTTTAGCGAGTCAAAAAAAGATATATGATTTTAATAATTTAAAAGCAGTGATTAAGACTTTTGATAAAGATCTGGATAATAAAAAATTGCACCGAATTGTAGAGTTTATTTTTACCAGCAGTTCATCACCATATCAAAAATTACAAGATTTATTAGAAGACGGTGATAAAATACCAGTAAATACATTTACCGATAGTGCAACTGCATATGAATATTACAATACATTGGAAAAAGTATTAAAATATCAAAGAGATGAATTACAAGATGTTTTAGTTATAATGGATAATTACAGACGTTTATATCTTGGTATTATGTATGCATTAGATAATAATATTGATATGTTGGATAATTTAATTAATACTACTAAAGATAGTACAGTAAAAGAAGTTTTAAAATATATTAAAACTAATAAAAATTTAGCAAAACTGGTACGATCTGAAGAAAGTAATTACATTAAGCGTGTAGCATTATTTTATACAAATTTGTATACTAAAGTAAATGGTTTTTTAAATTCTATTAATTTTAATTTAAGTAATATAGAATCAGTAAAATCATTGTACGAAAAAATTTTAGCTGAAGCTAATGCAGAAGGAGTAGATGTTAAAACAGTATTAAAAGACAGAAAAGAAGATTTTGTATTGTTTAGATTATTAAATATACCAGTTAATACTGTTAACGAAGAAGTCAAAGAACCTGGTATTAAAGATAAATTTCTTAGTAAGGCTGGTTTAATAACAAAAGAAGGGTTTATATATGCTTTAGTTGTTTTATTTTTCTATATTTTTTGTATTTTTACTATATTTCTTTTTATAATGTATTTAATTCAAAGATTTATAGCTTTTGTATTATATTTTATATTATCACCACTTTATTTTATTAAAGCTATAGTGACACAAACTTTTAATCAAACTTTAACTGCTTATTTTGCAAGCTGGATAAATTTTCGAGCTTTTGATTTTGGTTTATTAATTGGCTTCATATTCTTAAAATTAGTAATAAAAATAGTTAATACATTTTCATTATATTTGGTTTATATATATCAGTCTAATTTGTTAGGAATAAAATTAGCATTTATGTCTATACTTGTATTAAGTATGTTTATATGTATTCAGGTTATGAAATTTATTTATTTGAAGATAACAAGGATAGTTAATAACAAATTTGATGTAGTAGCTGAGAGTCTCGCTAAAGTGAGTGACATGGCACTTGGACAAGCAATGGCATTAGCTAGTGCAGGTGTTGGTTTAGCTAAAACTGCATCCAGTCTTGGTTTTAAAGGTTTAGGTGGTTTAATTAATACAGTAGCTCCTGGAGTTGGTTCTATAGTATCAAAAGCTGGTTCTGCTGCTTCAGGTGCAGCTGGTGAAGTAGGTAAACAGGCAGTAGATGCTGCACAGAAATTAAATAATGAAAATAATAATTAATATTAGTATATAATTTTATATAAATTTTATATAAAATTTATAAATTAATATTTTTTTTTAAAAAAAATAAAAAAATTTGTTATATAATAATTACAGACACACATTAATATATAATAATAATATGGAGGTATGACCAATGAAGAAATTTGCAAAAGTACTTACTTTAGCTATGGTAATGTCTGTTTTAGCAACTGCGGCATTTGCTGCATCAGCTACTGGTACTGCAACACTTGATGTTATTCAAGCTCTTACTATTACCAAAAATCAAGATTTGAATCTTGGGCAAGTAGTTCAAGGTGATGCTACTGGTGCAACTGTAGCCACAACTGACGCTAATGCTGCTAGTTTTACTGTAACTGGACAAGCTAATGCTGCACTATCTGTAACAGTAGATTCTTCAGTTACTCTTGATGATGGTTCAGGTAATACTATTAATGTTTCTTTAACAAATGATGCTACATCACCAGCACTTGATGCAACTGGTTCATACACTTTTCATGTAGGTGGTTCTACTGGTCCAATTGCTTCTTCACAACCAGTTGGAACATATACTGGTACATTTAATGTTACTGTAGATTATCAATAATATAATAATTATAAACTATTATAATCTTTATTAGCCCTGCAAAATGCAGGGTTATTTTTTTAATATTTTTTGGTATATATTTTTAAAAATTGAGAATAATTTGTTATATATAAAATATGATTAAAAAAATATTAAAACAATTATTATTAATATTATTAGTAGTTGTTATACAGCGTAGTTTATATTATAGAGTTCTTGTAGGAACAAGTTTTGATATTAGTCCTGCAAGTGCTGATTCTTTTCTTATTCATGTATATGATGGTACTCCAAATGGAACAGTTTATATTGATATACCTAAATTTGTAAGATTTTATTCAAATGGAAAACCTATAGTTTTTTGTAATACAATATCATCTGTAGATACAAGTACTAACTTAGATTCTAAAGGGGAGTTGTTTTTTACGGTTGGATTATCATGTAAATT
Coding sequences:
- a CDS encoding DUF4402 domain-containing protein — encoded protein: MKKFAKVLTLAMVMSVLATAAFAASATGTATLDVIQALTITKNQDLNLGQVVQGDATGATVATTDANAASFTVTGQANAALSVTVDSSVTLDDGSGNTINVSLTNDATSPALDATGSYTFHVGGSTGPIASSQPVGTYTGTFNVTVDYQ